In one Mucilaginibacter ginsenosidivorax genomic region, the following are encoded:
- a CDS encoding DUF92 domain-containing protein codes for MFNGNTLLALIIIAGITYSITAKKLTVAAALTGGVVAYLVFTGAGFTGVAMMTSFFILGSAATSWQSNKKQAFASAEEHQSGRTTGQVLANAGIPAVIGILVLFYPRYSHLFKLMMAASFASATADTLSSELGTVYGTRFFNIITLKPDQRGLDGVVSIEGTLIGIAGSCIIALIYAIGFGWDLNLIWIVVAGTAGNLSDSILGALMERKSLIGNNTVNFLNTFIAALVALLFYFI; via the coding sequence ATGTTCAACGGCAATACCTTATTGGCCCTCATCATTATTGCAGGCATAACCTATAGTATCACCGCAAAAAAACTAACGGTAGCCGCCGCTTTAACGGGTGGGGTAGTGGCTTACCTGGTTTTTACCGGTGCAGGGTTTACGGGAGTAGCTATGATGACCAGCTTTTTTATTTTAGGATCGGCAGCTACATCCTGGCAGTCAAATAAAAAGCAGGCTTTTGCAAGCGCCGAAGAACATCAAAGTGGCCGAACAACCGGCCAGGTGTTGGCTAATGCAGGCATACCGGCTGTTATTGGTATCCTGGTGTTATTCTATCCCCGGTATAGTCATTTATTTAAGCTGATGATGGCAGCAAGCTTTGCCTCGGCCACAGCTGACACGTTATCGTCTGAACTGGGGACGGTTTATGGTACAAGATTTTTTAATATTATAACCCTTAAGCCCGATCAGCGGGGATTGGACGGCGTAGTAAGTATAGAAGGCACGCTGATTGGTATTGCAGGAAGCTGTATAATAGCCTTAATTTATGCTATAGGCTTTGGCTGGGATCTCAACCTGATCTGGATAGTTGTAGCAGGTACAGCTGGCAATTTAAGTGATTCGATATTAGGTGCATTGATGGAGCGGAAGAGCCTTATAGGTAATAATACTGTTAACTTCTTAAATACTTTTATAGCCGCATTGGTAGCGTTGTTATTTTACTTTATTTAA
- a CDS encoding MBL fold metallo-hydrolase: MSLFITSLNSGSNGNCYYVGNDQEAILVDAGISCRETEKRMARLGLPMSKVKAIFVSHEHSDHIRGIPVLAKKFNLPVYITPGTLLHLGNTVDAKLIHHLREFETVTVGQLEVTSFPKEHDASEPHSFIVNCNDIKVGIFTDLGIVCDRLIRYFSQCHAAFLEANYDEVMLDTGGYPYHLKRRIRGGKGHLSNKQALALFTTHRSAHMTHLLLSHLSKNNNDPKLVEELFTACADGVHIVVASRHEETPVYLIDGNQGKTLEVLGQLDLGFN, encoded by the coding sequence ATGTCTTTATTTATTACATCACTAAATTCGGGGAGTAATGGCAATTGCTATTATGTGGGGAACGATCAGGAGGCTATTTTGGTTGATGCAGGTATATCGTGTCGCGAAACCGAAAAACGCATGGCCCGCCTGGGCCTGCCCATGAGCAAAGTAAAAGCCATTTTTGTATCCCATGAACATTCCGACCATATCCGTGGCATTCCGGTACTGGCCAAAAAATTCAACCTCCCGGTTTATATCACGCCAGGCACCCTGCTCCATTTAGGAAACACTGTAGATGCCAAACTAATCCATCACCTGCGCGAGTTTGAAACGGTTACCGTTGGCCAGCTGGAGGTAACATCGTTTCCCAAAGAGCATGATGCCTCAGAACCACATAGTTTTATAGTTAACTGCAATGACATTAAAGTTGGGATATTTACCGACCTGGGCATTGTTTGCGACAGGCTCATCCGTTATTTTAGTCAATGCCACGCCGCCTTTTTAGAAGCTAATTACGATGAGGTTATGCTGGACACCGGTGGCTACCCCTATCATCTTAAAAGGCGTATCCGCGGCGGTAAGGGTCACCTGAGTAACAAGCAGGCCCTGGCTCTTTTTACCACACATCGCTCGGCACATATGACGCATTTGCTGCTGTCGCACCTATCTAAAAACAACAACGATCCAAAACTGGTGGAGGAACTTTTTACCGCCTGCGCCGATGGTGTTCACATTGTTGTAGCCTCCAGGCATGAAGAAACCCCGGTTTATCTTATTGATGGCAACCAGGGCAAAACGCTGGAAGTTTTAGGGCAACTGGATTTGGGTTTTAATTAA
- a CDS encoding TonB-dependent receptor → MNLKLHFFIFGALLLACQPVFAQKLTGTVTSGGQPVTAGTVKVVPIGTGTITDADGKYSLTLKAGSYQVSFSAIGLEKKTVSVILAAGETKVLNMELAASAEGLKEVIVVGNRGVGRTKIESAVPVDVIRMSQVDAVTAKPDLMSQLNQSVPSFNYNKQSGGDGSDAIDFASLRGLGFDQTLVLINGKRRHLSAFVNEVGTRGRGNSGTDLNAIPEAAIDHIEILRDGASAQYGSDAIAGVINIVLRRDVNHLNVTAGFSGYNDQKYNTLNNVDPSAYYTDKHFDGQAFTLGASYGLNIGKSGGFINFGANYFNQGKTFRAIPDTNWQTNPNAQPVARERRAFGDGSVVSGGGMYNMELPIKGTKTVFYSFGGYNYKHSNVYAYTRSWNYDNGLRANPTKFPTDANGNLIFVPGIMKVQGYADGSIGPNNVYYNPQEDVYIKDVSAALGLKGTTASNWDWDISNNVGRNDFHYWGNKTFNASLPYVPGQPIQTRFDDGGFNFLQNTANADITKHFGSVLQGLQLSFGGEFRYEKYQLYAGELNSYVAGGATLPGGVAKASGSEGYPGYQPSDEVKDHRTNEAAYAEAALDVTDKWLIDGAARVEHYSDFGGVSTFKFATRYKLADNFNLRGSASTGFRAPTLQQIDFSNTNTTVVGGNLEYTKLVPNYSDVAKTAGIPKLKQETSTNYSLGFAWQPTSDLTVTVDGYDIKIKNRIVISGLYNQGDATLGQPLNDLLLKQGISAAQFFANAVNTTNTGIDIVLDYKKRWGKNHFSALLAGNIQHLSINKINIPSTFKGSAADSATFFSDREQYFLKASAPTAKFNLNLEYGVSKFSVGGRLTYFGDVKELGFGETSAPDGVADPFFPYVTLDATGEKVKEIFDFKPKVTTDIYVSYKINKTVSWTAGVDNLFNVHPSTNVIKGSVNPNSSSSFGDSESGGPFEAVQMGFNGMRIFTKLVFHF, encoded by the coding sequence ATGAATTTAAAACTACATTTTTTCATTTTTGGAGCATTGCTACTGGCCTGCCAGCCGGTATTTGCCCAAAAACTTACAGGAACTGTTACAAGTGGGGGCCAGCCCGTTACTGCGGGAACGGTTAAAGTAGTCCCTATAGGTACAGGCACTATTACCGATGCAGATGGTAAGTATAGTTTAACATTAAAAGCCGGTAGTTACCAGGTCAGCTTCTCGGCAATAGGGCTCGAAAAAAAAACAGTAAGTGTTATACTTGCTGCCGGAGAAACCAAAGTATTGAACATGGAACTGGCTGCTTCGGCAGAAGGACTAAAAGAGGTTATTGTGGTAGGTAACCGTGGCGTAGGGCGTACCAAAATTGAATCGGCAGTACCGGTAGATGTTATCAGGATGAGCCAGGTGGATGCCGTGACCGCAAAACCAGACCTGATGAGCCAGTTAAATCAATCTGTACCATCTTTTAATTACAATAAACAAAGTGGTGGCGATGGTTCTGACGCTATTGATTTTGCCAGCTTGCGAGGCTTGGGCTTCGACCAGACTTTAGTGCTGATTAACGGCAAACGCCGCCATCTGTCGGCCTTTGTAAACGAGGTTGGCACACGTGGCAGGGGTAATAGCGGAACCGACTTAAATGCTATTCCGGAGGCCGCAATTGACCATATCGAAATTCTGCGCGATGGCGCTTCGGCACAGTACGGCTCGGATGCCATAGCCGGCGTAATTAATATTGTTTTACGAAGAGATGTAAACCATCTTAATGTAACAGCTGGTTTTAGCGGTTACAACGATCAAAAATATAATACACTCAATAACGTCGATCCATCGGCATACTATACTGATAAACATTTTGATGGGCAGGCGTTTACATTGGGTGCAAGCTATGGCCTTAATATTGGCAAAAGCGGCGGTTTTATAAACTTTGGCGCTAACTATTTTAACCAGGGCAAAACCTTCAGAGCTATTCCTGATACCAACTGGCAAACAAACCCCAATGCGCAGCCCGTTGCCCGCGAGCGCCGTGCTTTTGGCGATGGCTCGGTAGTATCCGGTGGTGGTATGTATAACATGGAATTGCCAATAAAAGGGACTAAAACAGTGTTTTACTCTTTCGGTGGCTATAATTACAAACATTCAAACGTTTACGCATACACGCGTAGCTGGAATTACGATAATGGCTTACGGGCAAACCCAACCAAATTCCCTACGGATGCCAACGGTAACCTGATATTTGTACCGGGTATAATGAAAGTACAAGGTTACGCCGATGGCTCAATCGGGCCTAATAACGTATATTACAATCCGCAGGAAGATGTTTATATTAAGGATGTTTCGGCCGCACTGGGCCTTAAAGGCACAACAGCAAGCAACTGGGATTGGGATATCAGCAATAACGTAGGCCGTAATGATTTTCATTATTGGGGAAACAAAACGTTCAACGCATCATTACCATATGTACCGGGCCAGCCAATTCAAACCAGGTTTGATGACGGGGGCTTTAACTTTTTACAAAATACAGCAAATGCAGATATAACCAAGCATTTTGGCTCGGTTTTACAAGGCCTGCAGTTATCGTTTGGTGGAGAATTCAGATACGAAAAATATCAGCTTTATGCAGGCGAGCTTAACTCTTATGTTGCCGGTGGTGCCACACTGCCGGGTGGCGTGGCAAAAGCATCGGGATCTGAAGGATATCCTGGTTATCAGCCAAGCGACGAAGTGAAAGATCATCGCACCAATGAGGCTGCCTATGCCGAAGCCGCGTTGGATGTAACCGATAAATGGCTGATTGACGGAGCCGCCCGTGTTGAGCATTACTCTGATTTTGGTGGTGTAAGCACATTTAAATTTGCAACCCGTTACAAATTGGCCGATAACTTTAACCTTCGCGGGTCGGCAAGTACCGGTTTTAGGGCACCTACTTTACAACAGATAGATTTTAGTAACACCAATACCACGGTGGTTGGCGGCAACCTGGAGTATACCAAGTTGGTTCCTAATTATTCAGATGTAGCCAAAACTGCGGGTATCCCCAAGTTAAAGCAAGAAACATCTACCAACTACAGCCTTGGCTTTGCATGGCAACCCACAAGCGACCTTACAGTTACGGTAGATGGTTACGACATCAAAATCAAAAACAGGATCGTAATATCGGGCCTGTACAACCAGGGCGATGCCACATTAGGTCAACCATTGAATGATTTGCTATTGAAACAAGGCATCAGTGCAGCCCAGTTTTTTGCAAACGCAGTTAATACAACCAATACAGGTATTGATATCGTGTTAGATTACAAAAAACGCTGGGGTAAAAATCACTTTTCGGCATTGTTAGCGGGCAATATCCAACACCTTTCAATTAATAAAATCAATATCCCATCTACATTTAAAGGCTCAGCGGCCGATAGCGCTACTTTCTTTTCTGATAGGGAGCAATATTTTCTGAAGGCAAGCGCGCCAACAGCCAAATTCAATCTTAACCTTGAATATGGTGTAAGTAAGTTTTCGGTAGGTGGCCGCCTTACCTATTTTGGCGATGTTAAAGAATTAGGTTTTGGCGAAACGAGTGCACCGGATGGTGTTGCCGATCCGTTTTTTCCATATGTAACTTTAGATGCTACAGGCGAGAAAGTAAAAGAGATTTTTGACTTTAAGCCTAAAGTGACCACAGATATATACGTTTCATACAAAATCAATAAAACGGTGTCATGGACTGCCGGGGTTGATAACTTGTTTAATGTACACCCAAGCACCAATGTGATCAAAGGCTCCGTGAATCCAAATAGCAGCAGTTCATTTGGCGACAGCGAGTCGGGCGGTCCGTTTGAAGCTGTGCAAATGGGATTTAATGGCATGAGAATATTTACAAAACTGGTGTTCCATTTTTAG
- a CDS encoding YceH family protein translates to MDSPQTLPVLDAAELRVLGSLMEKSKTTPDYYPMTLNGLTAACNQKTSRKPVVNYDEATVTEALNTLKRRGLISTATGGSIRNIKYKHNFAIVFPVIPAEVALICLLILRGPQTPGELNTNSGRLYEFESIEEVQEMLEKLADPAMPYIVQLPKRPGQKEQRYAHLLAGTPDISDDEEIEETGGRSSSGLEARVAKLEHELAEMKEAFDKLMKELMG, encoded by the coding sequence ATGGATTCACCGCAAACTTTACCCGTACTTGATGCCGCCGAACTGCGTGTGCTTGGCTCGCTGATGGAAAAAAGCAAAACCACACCCGACTATTATCCCATGACCCTTAACGGTTTAACTGCAGCTTGTAACCAGAAAACCTCCCGAAAGCCGGTGGTGAATTACGACGAAGCCACGGTAACCGAAGCGCTGAACACCCTGAAAAGGCGCGGACTTATTTCAACGGCAACCGGCGGATCTATCCGTAATATTAAATACAAACACAATTTTGCTATCGTTTTTCCGGTAATTCCGGCCGAAGTGGCTTTAATTTGCCTGCTGATACTCCGCGGCCCCCAAACTCCCGGCGAGTTAAACACCAACTCGGGCAGGTTGTATGAATTTGAATCGATAGAGGAAGTACAGGAAATGCTGGAAAAACTGGCCGATCCGGCTATGCCCTACATCGTGCAGTTGCCTAAACGTCCCGGTCAAAAAGAACAGCGTTACGCACATTTATTGGCCGGTACCCCTGATATTAGTGATGATGAGGAAATAGAAGAAACAGGCGGCCGTTCATCAAGCGGCCTTGAAGCACGTGTAGCCAAACTGGAGCACGAACTTGCCGAAATGAAGGAAGCTTTTGATAAGCTGATGAAGGAGTTGATGGGGTAG
- a CDS encoding M90 family metallopeptidase → MVFILIGFIVLALVGYFILKNNKSKLAGVVANTDYKPILLQNISFYRELDDAGKLLFEQKVNSFLAGITIEGVGTVVDDTDRVMIASSAVIPIFGFKDWEYRNLTNVILYPDTFDGEFQFEGGSRNILGMVGSGYMNGQMILSRAALIKGFSKSAGKENTAIHEFVHLLDKSDGATDGVPENLLAHEYVLPWLKMIHQEIHKIEEGKSDINPYAVTNEAEFFAVVAEYFFQKPTELKHKHPELYEILSTIFMQDRADD, encoded by the coding sequence ATGGTTTTTATACTAATTGGCTTTATCGTTTTAGCGCTTGTTGGCTATTTTATTTTGAAAAACAACAAATCAAAATTGGCCGGCGTTGTTGCCAACACCGATTACAAACCCATTTTATTGCAAAATATATCCTTTTACCGGGAGCTGGACGATGCGGGCAAACTGTTGTTTGAGCAGAAAGTAAATAGCTTTTTAGCGGGCATCACCATAGAGGGTGTTGGAACTGTGGTTGATGATACCGACAGGGTGATGATAGCTTCAAGCGCCGTGATCCCTATATTCGGTTTTAAAGACTGGGAATATCGCAACTTAACCAATGTAATATTATACCCGGATACTTTTGATGGCGAGTTTCAGTTTGAAGGCGGGAGCCGGAACATATTAGGTATGGTAGGCAGCGGTTACATGAACGGGCAGATGATATTATCACGTGCGGCGCTCATCAAAGGTTTTTCCAAATCGGCAGGGAAGGAAAATACCGCTATTCATGAATTTGTGCACCTGCTGGATAAAAGCGATGGCGCTACCGACGGCGTGCCCGAAAACCTGCTGGCACATGAGTATGTGTTGCCCTGGCTAAAGATGATACACCAGGAAATTCATAAAATTGAAGAGGGTAAATCGGATATCAATCCCTACGCCGTTACTAACGAAGCTGAATTTTTTGCGGTAGTGGCCGAATATTTTTTTCAAAAGCCAACTGAGCTTAAACACAAACATCCCGAGCTTTACGAAATACTAAGCACTATATTTATGCAGGATAGGGCCGATGATTAA
- a CDS encoding class I SAM-dependent methyltransferase, translated as MKDILGQAIHNHYHKKATHKLWINNQYGPKEEMPIETYFRDEDDMPDIEWLALNECRGEVLDIGAGAGSHALILQDRGFDVTALEISALAVDVMQARGVKKVVTADIFEYNAHKYDTLLLLMNGIGLTGTLSNLKTFLQHTKLLLNKGGQLLFDSSDIAYLYEGNLPDTGKYYGELSYQYQYNRQTSDWFPWLYVDEKTLTTIANEAGYDIEVLLEDEYQQYLVRLTI; from the coding sequence ATGAAAGATATTTTAGGCCAGGCCATCCACAATCATTACCATAAAAAAGCAACCCACAAATTGTGGATTAACAACCAATACGGCCCAAAGGAAGAAATGCCTATTGAAACCTATTTCAGGGATGAGGATGATATGCCTGATATTGAATGGCTTGCTCTAAATGAATGCCGCGGCGAAGTATTAGATATTGGCGCGGGCGCCGGCAGCCATGCCCTTATATTACAGGACCGTGGCTTTGATGTAACCGCGTTGGAAATTTCTGCCTTAGCCGTTGATGTGATGCAGGCACGCGGTGTCAAAAAAGTGGTTACCGCCGACATTTTTGAATACAACGCCCATAAATACGATACTCTGTTACTGCTTATGAACGGCATCGGCCTTACAGGTACGTTATCCAACTTAAAAACTTTTCTGCAGCATACCAAACTGCTGCTCAATAAAGGTGGGCAATTACTTTTTGACTCATCGGATATTGCTTACCTGTACGAAGGAAACCTACCCGATACCGGCAAATACTACGGCGAACTTAGCTATCAGTATCAATACAATCGCCAAACATCCGATTGGTTTCCGTGGCTTTATGTAGACGAAAAAACGTTAACCACCATTGCCAATGAAGCCGGTTATGACATAGAAGTTTTATTGGAGGACGAGTATCAGCAATACCTGGTTAGGCTAACGATATAG
- a CDS encoding AraC family transcriptional regulator has translation MKVLQFTIPVPHDKSVIADQFSLPYFYPYLHRHKEAQITWIQKGEGTLIAGNNMHHFAPGDVFLIGANLPHLFKSNPEYFENETEDAISALSIFFNPEGILTPLFELPEMRAFKLFIQHHQQGFKVPLPDAEKTISNMTALRDATGAEQLIQFINLIKGLSEINEQLQPLSSYGNLPGITENEGIRIGNIYNYIMQNYTESITLEDVSKAAFMTSESFCRYFKKHTGNTFVTFLNEVRINEACKILNANKVESISAAAYQCGFKSITNFNRVFRSVTGKSPREYMDNYSGKIG, from the coding sequence ATGAAAGTTTTACAGTTTACCATTCCTGTACCTCACGATAAAAGCGTAATTGCCGACCAGTTTAGCCTGCCTTATTTTTACCCTTACCTGCACCGGCACAAAGAGGCACAAATTACCTGGATACAAAAAGGAGAGGGTACGCTTATAGCCGGTAATAACATGCATCATTTTGCACCCGGCGATGTTTTTTTAATAGGGGCTAACCTGCCGCACCTGTTTAAAAGCAATCCCGAATATTTTGAAAATGAAACTGAAGATGCGATAAGCGCCCTAAGTATTTTTTTTAACCCCGAAGGAATATTGACCCCGCTATTTGAGCTGCCGGAAATGAGGGCCTTTAAGCTATTTATACAACATCATCAGCAGGGATTTAAGGTGCCCTTGCCTGATGCGGAAAAGACTATAAGTAATATGACTGCATTAAGAGATGCCACAGGCGCGGAACAACTTATCCAGTTTATAAACCTGATAAAAGGCTTAAGCGAGATAAACGAACAGCTGCAGCCATTATCGTCTTATGGTAATTTACCCGGAATCACCGAAAATGAAGGGATTAGGATAGGCAACATCTACAATTACATTATGCAAAACTATACAGAGTCAATTACCCTGGAGGATGTATCTAAAGCCGCCTTTATGACGTCCGAATCGTTTTGCAGGTATTTTAAAAAGCATACGGGTAACACATTTGTCACTTTTTTAAACGAAGTGCGTATCAACGAGGCCTGTAAGATATTAAATGCCAATAAAGTTGAAAGTATTTCGGCGGCTGCCTACCAATGTGGCTTTAAAAGCATCACCAACTTTAACCGGGTATTCCGTTCGGTAACAGGCAAGTCACCCAGGGAGTATATGGATAATTATAGCGGTAAAATTGGCTAA